AACGGGTCAAGAAATTGGAGAATCTAGATGTGCTAGCTCCTCTTCATGTTGATCCATCTCATCATTTAGATCTTTTTCCATTTCTTTTAAAAGTAAGTACGTTTCAATACTTCCTGTTTTGGAGAAAACCTTCCAGGTAAAATCCAGCATAAGAATCCACCTTTCTAAGTAAGCATAGCATGTAAACCAATTTCTTTTGTTGTTATTAAAATGACCCATTTTGTCCATTTTCATGTGAGAAAAAATTTTCCTAATTTCTATTAATATTCATCTTCACGGAAACCTAAATCACGAAGTTGGGACATTTTATTACGCCAATCTTTTTGTACTTTTACCCATACTTCTAAAAACACTTTAGAACCAAGAAGGGCTTCAATATCAAAACGAGCTCGCTTCCCAATTTCTTTCAACATTTTTCCTTGCTTTCCAATAATAATTCCTTTTTGAGAAGGACGTTCCACGATGA
The window above is part of the Bacillus cytotoxicus NVH 391-98 genome. Proteins encoded here:
- a CDS encoding YqzL family protein, producing MLDFTWKVFSKTGSIETYLLLKEMEKDLNDEMDQHEEELAHLDSPIS